The Pieris rapae chromosome 5, ilPieRapa1.1, whole genome shotgun sequence DNA window GTAACGAATACATCCTGTTGTTTATACAAGATTAACATCAATATTTAGTGTGGTAAGGCAGATTTTCCCGTGTATAATGGCGTGCGTAAACCTCCCGTTCACCTCTGAACCCCTGGTATTATGTAAGCGGAGTGCAATGGCCGCGGAAAAGTGCTCAGCAAAAATTTCGCGGAATCTTAATTTCTGGGgtctattgtaaaataatgatgatTTGCGGTTTTGCCACTCAATTCGTTTTctcgattaaatttattgttatatgtcAAAACTGCTTCATAATAATGTATCTCTGCTTTGGTTTAGAGATATTATTGACTAAATTGAAACTTATGAAATTTAGTCAATAATATATGCTTaggaaattttattgttttgaaaaGTTACATGGATTCATGACctaaaaatatgtagaaatAATTGGTTgcgataatttatatatacacacaaatATCTGGAAGTCTAAAAGCctattatatagtattgttATTCTACTTAATTACTTCTTGGTTTTTATGTAGCTCTAAATATTAGTATGAATAGTACATGTGCGTAATTAGCGTGGCAACGTGGTATCGTAGAATGTGGGTTAAACTCGTGGCGGGGGTTGGCAATGCACCGGGCGCAGGTCGTTGACCGGTATCGACCGCTGCCAGTCGCCCCCGCGGCGCCGCACCCCGCACACCCTCCCAACCCCTCAACCCCTCGCAAGCCGGGAAACACCGCATGCGACATTTCATATGCTCTACGTTTTTACGTAAAATACAATGATTTAGGGAAAATAATTAGGTCAACTTCGGCtcaagtaaattttttatttatcaaaacttcTATGGTTAAGAACCTTCAAAATTACAGTTGCATATTCTCGATTCTCtacatgtttttataaagataacGCCTAActaacaattgttttaaattcgttTAAGTACCGCTTATTTTGTCTTTCGTACTTGTCTTAAAATCTCCAAAAGTCATACATTTCCACCAAGAGCGTCATTTTGGCTGCCGGCCAGACTGTTATGATTGAAGGGTTAGTTCAAGTATCATAAACATTGCAAAACATTCAGTTTTTCTTAACATTGATTTTCTATGTAGCGAGTAGCGACCACTTATTTACGCCTCCAGAAATTTGGTCAATGCCATACATACGCCTTGGTGCTGTAATACAATaagaattaatacattttcataacAGGGTCATATCTAAGTTGAACAGCTGTACGCGGGAAAATACAAGGGGAGTAAAGTTACCCACCCCGGAACATTGTTGTCATGGCAACGACTTGCGAATTCCGTTCGTTAAATTTGTCTATTATATCAAGTTTTGCGTAGGTTCTAAAAGGATTTCaagagataataaaataataagtttaaaagttttattcaatCAGTCTGCTACGTGTCGTGatctgttattttatatttttatggcattagcaatttaaaaagttattaatgtGACTGATGAGATGTGTTGGAAGAACATTTTCCCTGATATCGATCTCCGCGCCCCATTGTACGCCTAGTATgttcagtattttattaaaatcattttaatatgtgtgttTACTGTTTGgcaagaattaattaatttcctatTGATTTGAAAATGTGCTTCAGAGCATCAAACGAATACCTACGGCTGTCGAGTGAAACAGAATGCCTGTGTAAAAGAGAGGAAACATGTAGAtagctttgttttttattattcaggACGAGTCTCGATTCAGGGATCCCGCTAATATTGAATTTAGCTTTAGTCGATGCTACTGCGTGTTTgcttatatacgtatatattatactaaattttttactcgaaacatgtatttatttaattgaaaatataaacgaaaGTCTACGAAGAGAAAATCATTTCCGCAAGTAAACAAACTGGTTAATTAATTCTGGCAAGTACTTAACTTAATGATTCTCACCGTAAAAATATCGAATGATAACagaaatgaaaatgttaacaaatatgaaaaaaatattcctagAAACGTGGTGAATGTGAAAGTTCATGCTCAGCAGCATTAAAGTCAGACCTGATTACTTCATGAACAGGGAATAGATGTACTTTATAAAAAGCAtatgacatttaattaatataactgtaTTACAAAAGCTTAAATTGCTTtagaaatagattttataagtatttaactGCATACCGTAGCGCGTAGGCTGTCTTAAATGCCGTTACGTAGCGGCTGACGTGACCTGGTTGCTACGGCGTAGAGTGCACTGCCCGCTACGCTCTACGAGCGTAGCAAATGTAGGTGAGTGAAGATACTCGACAGAATTCATATTTTCCCTCAGACTGTGGTAAAAATacgacaaataaaattatttttactcatCAAGCAGTGAATACTATTTCctcgtatatatttaataaactttattatgaaTTCTTGTTTGTGATGTGGTTGGTTTGTCATGTGGAGTGTTCAGAACATATTCAAATTGTAAAGGCTCATATTAATCTCGACcgtttgaataataaaacgaggaaactttgtatttttaatgctcGACCTCGGTTCGGAATTTTTGTTTCGAAAACATTTGGCGTTTATCGTACATTCGTAAATGCAAGTTAAAgttgtttttgtattgattaAAGACAAGGTAATATGGCCGCCTTACGaactttgaaatttaaaattttacattcattaaaataactatataatgTTCACTTAATCGTTGTTCATCCATTTAGATTAagcaaacatatttattaataaaaagaatatttattggttttgGAGACTtcgtttttaagaaaaaaaactccaggaaaatgaaaatcatcaaataaacCATCCATCTCAAATCTATCGTTGAGATTAGAAATCTATCGAAGAGGGGCCAGCTCGAATAATAGCGCTCTCAACGCACAAGGCTACACTGAATACAGCCTCTACTAAATTTAGTTTCGTTAATTTGTCGGCACAATATCACTGGCTCGCCGCCAACTAACTGTATAGTGCGGCTTAAATCTCCTCTCGTTTCAGTATACGACTCTTGTTATCTCTAATTATGCAGAGTTCAAAATTCACATACCATCTATATAATCTTGTATAAGGTTTAGCCTTTTAACGATTTTACACGAGGCAGGAAATATAATTCACATGAATGAGTAGGTATTGTTAATACGAAGCATATTATAAAGCTGGCACATACATGGAAACCGTAAGATTAATATTAACGCTGTGTCAATGCTCCTGAATCCCCATTTGTAACTAGAGCCgcgtattttttatcaaaaggAGTTATtgctataaatttaacatgtaAACTTTGTGATTTATGCAAATGATTATTACATCCCGTCCATCATATATATCTATAGATGAGATTGCTATATACGTAGGGACTTTTACTTAtcttaacaaaacaatttatattgattgCGGCTGCCCCCGAATCCGAGTTTCCAGCCACGTTGTTTTTGCCGCATTGGGGTCGCGAGCGGGATAGATGTATTATAACTGATGTGTTGATAAGGGATGCAAGCTTCTTTTTATCTCGTATATCTAAAGATTTCTCACAAAATTCGACTAAGATTTCATTATAACGTGTGTGAATTGATTTGCGTTGATCCAAAAATCAATGGTATTCAATTTATACATCCACGTTGGTTAACGCTGGCGAGTCGGCGCCGAGTGACGTGAACACAGCGTACTCCAGTAACCGCATGCCGGCATCGGGCAGGGCACGGGGGTGGGTCGTAGACTGCCGACGGTATACAGACCTCGAGGCGCTTCTGACCGGAGCGGACGTCGCCCTTTTTTGCTACCAGATGTCTAAAAGGAGATCTCATAAATTAAAGCCTTAAagcaaactttaaaaaaattgtagaaaTTCAATAAACGTTCTTTTTGAGGAATTTTAGTATACACTGTTTAAACATGCtctttatagttttaatgacAAGCCACTAAGCTATTgcacacaataaattattatcttaaacaaaatcaaatttctGTCTCAATGTCTCTGAGTCAAACTGATTCTTAATTTATAGCTtcgtttaaaaaatcttactacaaaaaataaccaaaCTAAAGACTACTCTTCTTGTTCCAGGATGCAAAATCAAAGCTCTTCGGGCGAAGACTAACACCTACATAAAGACACCGGTGCGCGGCGAGGAGCCCGTGTTTGTGGTAACCGGCCGCAAGGAAGATGTGGCACGCGCTAAACGTGAGATCCTCTCCGCCGCCGAGCACTTTTCCCAGATCCGCGCCTCGCGCAAGTGCGGTGCGGCACCCCCGCCACCCGCCGGTGCCCCCGGACACGTCACGGCGCAGGTGCGCGTGCCCTACCGCGTCGTGGGGCTCGTCGTAGGACCCAAGGGCGCTACAATCAAGCGCATTCAACACACAACACACACTTACATAGTGACGCCCTCGCGTGAGCGTGAACCTGTCTTCGAAGTGACTGGACTGCCAGAAAGCGTCGAGGCAGCCCGCAAAGAGATTGAGGCACATATTGCTCTACGCACCGGTGCCGCTGGAGGAGCCGCAACCGGCACTGGAGTTCCAGGCGGGGAAGGTGAGCCCCTGGCCCAGTTGTACCGCGCTGGACTGGCCTCGTTACTTCGTCCCGAACAAGAAGCCGCATTTTCCTCCGCAGGGTCGTGCTCGTCGGGTGGCTCCTCGGGCCGATTGGGCGACCTGCTAGGCATTTGGTCATCGACGGAACGCGACGAGGGTCTGGGCGAGTCGCCATCGTTCGAGTCACCGAGTGCGGGCAGCGTGTGGGCCTGGGGCCCTCCGAGGCCATCTCCCGCGGCGTCTCCAGCTCGGGCGTGCGCCGTGTGTGGCGAGCGTGGTGTGGCGGCAGCGCTGGTGCCGTGCGGCCATAACCTGTTCTGTCTGGAGTGCGCGCAACGACTCGCGGCGACGGCTGCGCCCTGCCCCGCCTGCGCTGCGCCCGCGCATCAAGCCATTCGCATACTCTCATAAATATTTGCGGCTAGCCGCATTCCCCTCGAGGGGCtcgatttttttacttaaatcgttacgaaaataataaaaaaaatcgcgtAATCGAAATCCTGGTGCCAAAAGTCGGCGCCTCGCCGGCACGGCCCGTCCGCCGCGCCGAACCTATCGTAAGTCGGCAGAGTTACTCacgatatattttcttattatgaaCGTTTTTTATTATGGCGTCGAGCGTCCGCCGCGCTCGTCGCCGCAGAGAGTCGAGGTACGTTACGATAgaatttcgaaaaaaaatgcataaaatttaaaaaaagttgtataattattattattattgatagcATAAATGAGAAATCGAAAATTTATAAAGCTTACCTAACGTAGTAgcgtaaaatattaagatatcgtaatataataattatgaaagcGAGGGACGGGCGGCGTGGGGAGCGCGCCGCGCGGAGCGGCCTTAGCCAATGTGTTGTTGATAGGTAATGATTGCAGGGCGTGTTGTTGTGTCGGTAGCTAGTAAGGTAGTGTAATGGCCGCCCGGGGCAGGCGCCGACCCGCTCGGGGTGCGCTTGGCCCGCTCGGGCCCCGCGTCGCCCGCTACGCTCCCCCGCGACCCATGCTCATTATTTTGACTATACGATTATTCGCTTAAATGATATTATACATACGTACACactataattatgataatattaatataatgtttgttttaagtgtgttttaatgtttagatttttattgtaatgtttttatgaatgatttttatctgtacgattattattattgattattattttatgtgttgaCGATGTTTTTTTGTGATGAAGCGCCCGCGCAAGCGTAGCGCGGACCGAGGCTGCCGTGTGCTCGTTTAGTGGTTAATATCgactaataaatttaaagtaataaataataaagaaataatacgactcattcattattattattattataaaatatagtagttTGTAGCACGACATTGACTAACCATTACCTATTGAtacttattaagtattattaattattattatattgaataaatttaataaatgcataattatatttcataggaATCATTATTCTGTATAACTCTAGTTAAATATAacgataataaatatgattgtatttgtatggGACGATATTGTTATTTCGTTTAACGGGGGGCTGGTTTTatggattaatatttttttatttttttaccgttATTAGTTTTTGACTTACTCATGTAAAGATACGCGAGGATTAAAAActgcctattagattatattttaaaaaataaaggttaCGTAAAATCAGCCCCCGTCGTACGTAGATCCAGTTATttcgataattttattttcatattaaaatgggTAGACGCTTTAGGTTCAAAATAACGTTGTGAAAATTTGTGAAATTTTGTAGACTAcatatcttattataaatctaatataaactataaatttcgaagtttatcttttatttcttcCTACTTACCTAGTTGTTATAACaagtattttacatttatgacataaacattaaaaacagaCAGAATTGGTGACGAAAAATGCTTTTACATTGTTACTGTTGTtagtattaaacataatatgctATAGATTAGCTGTGACATTAACGTACtcctactaataaatataaatcacagCCTGACTCGCTTCTAGTCTCACATTTTTATTCCTTAGTGTATGTGACAAATCATCAACTACGGAATCTATTTTAAAGTACTAGGAGGATGCGGTATCtacttacaatttaattctaatgtacttattaaattaatgatttccTATATGTTATTGCCTAGGATGCATATTCAAAACAGCCtatgtttaattacatttcgATTTCCTGATAATGGAAATAAACTGCGTAATTCTTAAGAAGTGGAACTTATACTCTTCACAGAACAAAGCTACATGCCAgcaattacttaaatttttaacacagGCAATAGCTATATATAAAGGAATTCGATTCCTGACGAAATAACGGTTTTTAGTTGGAAGAGGTACCCTTATCTATGTAAtattaacgaaaaaaaattaaatgtttcaccAACCACATAGTTACATACCGACACAATCGAACGGTTTATATTCAGCACAAACAAACTTATATTGGTAAGATATCaggtacattaaataatacgaACCACTCAGTGTTAcaattatacaatacatatcATACTTGTATAAATAAGCATACTTGCCATGCACAATAATTAACCAGTGTCGCTACAATCTATGTATGGCTACAgattaaatatgtttctaaGATCAGTTCCCCGTATGGACAAGTAGATTAAGCTGTGTCGAACAGCCTTGTGACTGACACATGTAATATCATAcagaattacaattaaaatacttagataaaaatttcatttacaaaagtatatttgtacCGTACAAGTAAAGCAGTACTTGACGCTAGATCACATAGATGAAGGTCttagattaataaattctaagtTAGCATATAGTGTACAGTtacaactttaataaaatgtttaaattacacAATTACTGAATTTAGGTCtctcaaatattttcaaaaaaaaaaaataccggtAATTACCGCGAAAAAACCTCTTTACTGTATAACGTAAATTAACTGAATTAGATGTCACTGAAAAGATGACCTGGATATGATGAATACAGCTTCCATTTGATATAAAttgaacttaaaatttaatggcAGTAGACAGTTGAACGACCCCGCAAGTCCTCTTCCGAGCTCTTCAATCATTTTTACATCAGTAAAAACACTATTCACTGGGTAGTTTTACATagaatgtattattgtatttacatcACTCAACGATGAACCTTCTGTTGTTGGATGAGCAATACTTACCTAAAACGATCATTACAATGTTCAATTaccgattttaatattacgttCTTCTTAGAAGTCTTCATTCTACGAAATAAAAatcgtcaatttttttttcaatgggTTCCTCATTGAGTCGCTGGAAGCACAGTTGCATTTGGCTTCCAAAGTCGCCATTTTAAGAATCCAACGTAGTAACCACCTGGTAGAAAGCAAAAAGCATACATAGTTTGTGTAATACTTAATACTACACCTATAAGAATAGGTCTGGtgtgaattatatataaaactcgtCCACGTCTTCACAAATCCGTGGGTTGTTAGGTTGCTAGGCAACCGTCTACACGTGCAGATTCAAGGCCCTTATATCGTCCTATtcataattcaatttaaattataacatttacttacattgataatattaaatgaggATCCTTAAAGCGAACGTAacgaatattatatagtattcgCATTCGCATCGAATGGCTTTctgttcaattaaattttaaatgaagaatactaataatacaaaatgtacGTACGCAATTTTACTAAGAGCATGACATATTTGATCATCATGTGATCTGTTTTACTAACCcttttattgattgatttcACCATATAATGAAGTATAATGTGTGCACATATGTATAAGGCCAGGCTTTGGAGGCTCCATCAACTAAGCACTGCATACCCAAACTTTACAACTAAAATCTTTTTTCCTctaaaactaactaaaattttagttccattttattgaaataaatcatatCTTATGAAGgttcaaacaaatattaaggGACACCTTAGTATGTTAGCAGGCCTCTTGACCTAAAAGCTGAGGTCAAACAACTCATTTGCCGGATTACCGCCCCAGCCACTCATTAGTGACAGAGTTTATGGGAAGAACTTAAACTTACATGAGTAGTATTTGCCagctttaatttgaaattttattgaattagtaTTGTAAGGTACTGATACCCATTAAAAGCATTAAATACAACCGCGTCTTCAAGTTTTGGCTAAAGACATGCCGATTGACTCACGGTGATTCTCTTCTTTGAACtagttatacaaaaaaaaattgtgcatACACGGACTGCGACACACACTCGACCACAGGCTAGTTAGTAGCATGGGACTACCATATTGTTTCTAACATTTAGTTATTAGTATTTACAAACAACATTAtactaacaaaattttaaatgtaactttgggttataaaagtataaatagtagaaataataaaggcttgtttttataatagtaataataaatatttaatttcaaaaattaataaattattggtacactcctttcttgaaggaccctaattcgaattgattcggaaataatgtaagtgggcagctggtttcacatacAAATGTGgaaaaattacacaatttgagaacaattttttttaaatttaaaattgtattaaattacgatGTTATACCTAAATCATGTAGTAATAAAACGAATACGCGTGAATAGGTACAGGAAGAAAAGTATAAACTCTTTTTGTCACCCTTAAGctgctgaaaaaaaaaacgacaaCCATTTGTTGTAATGAGCATTTCACAAGTTTGACGTAAAAGTTTCATGTAAAAAATCATTACACCTGCCTACTCAAAAATAGATCACATCctttgaaatagaaaaaacGTGACCAAGTGGAGATAGGTCTCGGCAGATGTTTGCAAAACTGTCACGAAAATCAACCTTAACACTTTACAATAAAgcctaattaatttgtttcgaAATAGTGTCAAGTTTCTAACTTCCTGCGAGATGATAGAAAGTGTACACTTTGTGAGAGAATGCGGGCTTATTTAAGCTTTTACAGTGAACTGATAATCCACCCGCGTGGTGTACAGAATACATTGTGGCCTAGGATGATTTGAACAATGTAAGGATGAGGTTTTTAAGGCTCATTTTCACCACATTCAGTTGTAGGTCATCGTAAGgatgttttattgtataaaaacaaatacatatacatattaacctTTTCCCACGATGTAATGGTttcagctccttacaaacgttctgtaaaacaagaaaataaacttggcgattaaaaagagtggcggagagtttattgccagatTCTTCTCTTCctttctaaatgtaaaattaaaatttctacttctttttttgactttcataTTAGGGTGCATTGTGttaccaatatgaataaatgatttttcacTTTCAATTTGCGAatgatgtattttaaataactagaCTATAATGGTCTACGCAGATACGGCTGACAAGAGGTTTTGTGGACTAGACTTGTCTGAGACTGGATTAGTAGAATGAAAAGACGAAGACTAATAATTGTCAAAggatactaaaaataaactaacgtTTATTTTGTCCATTGGCTTTAtagtaaaatgaaaatattaaacaatacgaaaatctatgaaataaaCTCTAATTAATGTCGGCCAGAGTATTCAATAGATACATAGTGCACCACCCACATAAAGCAGTCCAATGTTTGAAATCtaattgaagttatacttctgtTGGCGCGTAAgcgaaaaatgatgagagtaatgGTTTAAGATGCGCGCTAATAAGCGcgcattaattaaataagctttatttacctagataatgcgttattatgtattgtgtattaatcaggtatatacaataaacagTATTAATAAAGGCCGCAcccaaaaaattgaaaatggtATTTAATACGTTGaaactttcatatttttttatttgggtATCAGgtatatacaataaacagtgtttaatttatttttaatattgtgtaataCTGGTCAGTATTACACAATATTGAAGTTATTgaaagcttttatttttatataacggaAGACCAACGGGCAGGAGCTGcatttgatgttaagtgatatcgctgCAGACATTCACATactagaaggctcgcaagtgacTTTGTCACTttataagaattggtaagctcttttcttgaagaactcTAGTtgaattgattcggaaatacttcggtgatttggatttattaaaaagccgATCAGTCATACTAAACGAAGCTATAGTATCCTTAATTGGAACTAGTAAACttgtaaatacttatatttgtattcgtttcctaaatataattaagtttctgtttaaaattgtagtaatcatgtaaataagtattgcataagaaagaaatagtaaaatatcgAGCTACAtagatatgaatatatatattctgattttttttaatcaataggTATGCtaaatttatttggaaataaatacctTCActagcagctggttccacaaagagGTGATGCGCGGAAGAAATTGCCTTAAAACGCCAGGCGTCTTTAAACTAACAGTTTACTTACTTTTGTTTTCTCAAGAATCATACCCAGGGCCGGCTAAACTCCTTTACTTATGGAGGtaagtaaaagtaataacCTTAATAAAAGCCTGGGAACTGGTGTAAATAAAGGTTGTAATGTGAGTACCGGAAGCGAACGATCGGATGTGACTACCGCAGCCTCCGCACCTCCCGCCATCTGTCAGGATCAACTCAATACGGGATATgggatttattaattttggttttattttgttaggaACTCCCGAAGTGggagtatatgaatatttatatgaaatatggtTATGCTGCTCTCAATAAAGATAGgataacttaatatattcatatcgTAATGTTTAACACCTCTGTAGCTAAAGTATTTTACTAGCTTCCAAGGAATGCTTAGTCGGCTAAAAATTTGAGAGCAATTTTATaactgaaaattataaataaacacaaataacgACGAATACAACTCGCCGCAAttgtcatattattaaaaaaaatatgtgttaatCCTTACAAATGGCTGGAAAACCCTGATTAGTCAGTGGGTTTTCCTTCAAGCTAAGCTAGCTTTGAAGTACCAGGaactcataataattaatttattgaatgacctgctatatttttaactaggCCGTTATAACTTCTATACTAGTGTATATCTTGACTTTACGGTCTGAAAATATTAAGGATGAAAAGCAACATACGCTCTAaatcttacaaaataataagtgtatgttttaattaacttaacttaCTTATCTGTCCCTTTCCATTACTGTGTAACAATATGACAGAAAGTGACAAAAAAGTACTTTGTAAAAAcggtttttatttgactgttTTTTAAGGTCTCAAGATCTAACATCGCGTGTTTAAGACTTAGGGGATGAATGAGAAACTTACTCATATGTAACTTACTTAGTCAGAGGTTGGTAAGggttatatagaaaaaaaattaagtactaTTTTACCTTGAACCACAAACATAACCTCAGGCataattttctttgataaagAAGCGAAATAACATCACATTATCATCGAAATATGTATCTAAAAATTAGAATTTACTATAGCTGAAccttataacatattttaaaacagttaatagaaaactaaaaaacgTAAAATGTTTGGTCGCTGTAGTAGAGTACCGTagatgctggcagcattttctATGCTTTCATTTCGCTGTTTTGCTATATTTATTCGTTCAGCGTGGAGAGCACCaactctggggtcaccggtagtAAATACAAGGCGCCAACTAAAGGTTAAAGCCCCTATGCACCCTACGACCCATGaatctactccaaagggaacaaatCAAAGGCGGAGGAAaccctattatattttagttcacTAGTTTCCGCATGCTTTTGTGCTTGTCCAAGGTGTGTGTCAACACAAGCAGCATCCTAAAACCAGTCCGCTCCGGTTACCATCGTCTTTAGCGATGCCGGCCGACTCCAAAATGGTTGGAACATTGGCAAAGACAAGAGAACGGAGTAAGATGTCGTGCGGTGTGGCGAGAAAATCAACACTTTTGACAATGGTGTCTAACTTACAAgactgaataaaattatatttaaaatgcaaaaatTAGTATTGAATATCATGGAGTAAGAAATTCAgagtatgaaataaattgagAGGAAAGTCAcgactaataatatataaataaaccgcccaataaattttgtaacatattgtaaGCCTCAATAAACCTAAGCAAATCTCCGTCTCGTGTATTCGCTGGATCGTGAATCATTCGCTTACAAATAGGTTTTCGAATAATATCTATCACTAAGCCGAATTTTTACTCTTTATTATTCAAcacataaaacttaatttgtagaagatattaattttcgttgaaataatcttaatatatatatttcttgtgtgcgtgtgtatgtgactgaactcctcctaaacgactggaccgatttagacgaaattttttgtgtgtgttcaaggggatctgggaatggtttagattcacaattttgtccgctggacaatgtttttttaattaattttcaatttattagttgttgttgattttggaatgttttacattggatccgacagacggcgctaccatcgcagggtcaaattttaaataatattcgaattt harbors:
- the LOC111003606 gene encoding RNA-binding protein MEX3B — its product is MPSSLFGELGGGLVEDQRAFQLALELSMLNFGESLPSANPLASPLGFAPPPDDRTKKSQNMTECVPVPSSEHVAEIVGRQGCKIKALRAKTNTYIKTPVRGEEPVFVVTGRKEDVARAKREILSAAEHFSQIRASRKCGAAPPPPAGAPGHVTAQVRVPYRVVGLVVGPKGATIKRIQHTTHTYIVTPSREREPVFEVTGLPESVEAARKEIEAHIALRTGAAGGAATGTGVPGGEGEPLAQLYRAGLASLLRPEQEAAFSSAGSCSSGGSSGRLGDLLGIWSSTERDEGLGESPSFESPSAGSVWAWGPPRPSPAASPARACAVCGERGVAAALVPCGHNLFCLECAQRLAATAAPCPACAAPAHQAIRILS